The genomic stretch ttttttctttcttttttttttcactttttctttcattcttttgatttgaacaaatcgtatgatattgactttgtcttgacttgttgagagggttgtgactgcctcatttcttggcggatgaaggataaccattgtggtttcacattttccagccttttgatgtgcggggaataaccattgtggtttcccatgatccatcctttgatgtggatatgaagTGCTTGActtttggatgcacaatcctttttgaaatatgaacactcggtcaaattaactgaacactaccctgccccaggttaaaaattagggtttttcgtttagaaaataaaactcctacttcaaggctcaaaggggttaacaagggattatcttccttatatctccggtgtttggaaatttgaaacaatgcctgtacatcattagcagggtcttattcaaaagcatacaaccagaaattttgcgttttcagatcatcatcctccctccaatctttgcataagcaagagtttggaaaaagcaattggtatcataatgcataaaaacaaataagcatgagtgaaacgaatgaattacttcaagacaaacattatcattgtattagcattaacattcaaaaataaacaagtttctacatgcaaacaatgcattgaaaaacaagaaatattacaaatggaaatcaataagaatactaaaaactgagaaaaactctctccatctgggcgtatgctgaacgaaacatctttcgagcttcaggctaccatcaatagtgattcaatcatgctttggcaaagaattggcttgaacatcataaccaacatcttggaaagtcaaaataccagcatggattaatctttgaacttcattttttagaggccaacaattatctaagtcatgtccaggagcattctgatgaaaagcacaagtgacattagcattgtaccaccaaggaatcttctcgggaattggaggtggtgaccttgtctgaaccaaattcttatgaactagagcagggaacaattctgcgtaagtcatggggataggatcaaaattccccttttgaggttgattttgctcgttcggtggagaatcttgttgaTGAGCAttctgctgataatctgggattgcatgaattgaattggatacaggaatgacataggaaacatgctgatgttggtgatgattgtttcctcccctgattctcttctttgaaaagtcattaccaaacttcttcatactaccagctgagttaccttcttcaaacaaacattcctttcggacatccttttctagaagcgctttcatatccacctctctgtggaagtcagcaggtgtactgactacCGTCCCCTTGGGAAAAaacgagttcagagtttcaagaaagacctttgccatcctttcttccatcataggaggattgacttgggaagcaactagagcctcaaccagagtagTTAGATGCTACataccagccttcagagtaaccacctcttcacggagctcgagaatctcttgtttgatactttccatttcttcttagcacgagcgttgtactgatgataccaggagaaaggaaataaggatctggaaaacttctttagaaagcagaaccaaatgcagaatgatgcatgcaatgcagatgatttgtttttttgtttattttttatttttgagtttcaaggaacttgagatattaacttgaaaacactcaacattggactaaagcttcgattaagttatcatcaaaatcaatcatccattttggtggattagagttttcaccccatcaacacccaagatccattgagtttgatgaaacttatgatgtttagaaggaaagacctctaagttccttgaaaatcaaaagaaaaagagttttcatggatgcatgaatgcatggtttatgcatcaaccacaatcaagagcatgcaaggtcgcataagatcatagttcaaaggttcgacgtcacgagcatggagccatgggtctaaccatcccaaaaggtatgatctagggaattttgtacctgccaatcgggttctacaaaggttcccagagttttcaatcttctatcggatattaccggcacgcacaattgctcatgggcgccaataatatgcctaaaaagacctcgtctgagcgtagtatcgcatgacaacaagctcaaattggtacttgaccttgtttctgcgctacatcctaaaaaggcttagatgggttaaatgggttctaggccattcagcttctacggacactcactattgaaagtaatagcgttatcacgatggttcgcaacaacctctactaccttccatgaggcctccactgattggggttccaccatatgacgctcatggtaaggattgctcctgacatgcgactattggtcttaccacctcctatctcaagttactcaccaaagttcgggttagaactttatctcatcacagaggaaccatcgagcaccaaaaagaaaaaagaagataaacaaacaaagcacacaataatatatacagataaaaacacacagataaacaaaaataggcttaacacacttaaaaactggatccccagtgaagtcgccatttttctgtagcggggaaaatctgatatcgaagccatgaaattgactcgaatcaatattccgtttgaaatcgccaccgcgctttattttttcaaaggaaaagggaaaagaacgtaaaacccaaagttttgtttttaaaacaagaaagagatctcaggtacgggtgttgattatatgaggggaaggtttaaagcacccctcatatctgtggtactccacaggaacctttttgaaaatctgtgtgtgtgtgtgctaaaaaagggtttgttttatttttaaaataagctcggcaagacgttaagccttgtgcctacatacctcctcggtgcaatggagaagtcagagctaatgtagttccgcttaaagggaaaacgtttttttaaaacgaataaacactttatcgtagtcagagagaaatactcagccattgatcttgagcatgagaacaaacaagttctttgcatcgcaaatgaaagaagggctccaactcggataaaatcgacgagtatgccactagctctctcacgcggaaaagatctcattatatcaatcaatttcaaaatcgtggggtataaccacttgtttcgacaattaacggtgtctaaacttttgaagaaaagccactaagggcgaaagatattttttgagaaaaggttttgaaaaggttgcaaacataagaaggtttttgaaaaagggagaagattttgaaaatttaagaaggggaggagatgaagaggctatcctattgcgtaaaataaaagctaaggaaagaaacggtctaaccgaaataagaagccaacacttgacattaggagtcaaggtagatttcccatcctttggaattatcaataccaacacattaacacttgggggatccagatgaacttattatcttagcaccactttgcatgaAGCACAttgaaaattctgacgaaaatcaggcagagtaacggctgttttcgggtaaaatccttatctcaatgccttggaattaaccatcaagggctttcaaggaaatacctgcacatacaaacagacaacaatccaatgccagacagacagaataacagcagagtaataacagaataagagtccagaggcactaggtccataagtccgaatctccaaaatgctagggatagtaaccgatagtccaaagagagccttatgtgttttttagatttttggttgtttattagtgttttagcataaaagtaaagtatggtccaagtggacaaaagaaaaatagcggaagcataaacatatgtccaagtggacaaagagaaaatagcggaattataaacgtccaaatggacaaagagaaaatggcggaatgtaaatatgatgaaatgataaaataaagcgataaagcgagaaatataaagagcggtataataactggcggaaattaaagttagttgttagatgttaaagataaccatcttgaaacttgtcaagtatgttatcaaagttagtaatgaagatcgatggtgagtgaatgatgtactcggatttaaatttaatggggtttatcagaagcttgatagaatcatagcgactacacgataagaacctccacaagtcttaaatcaaccgcatacaattctcttccatgtttgatccttttttattcgggacacaaaatattgcgctatgttaagcagatcgccaagtgatttatgtagaaatcaccctacaacgaggccggtcaaaactttatgtgctaatgcatgcgagaagaacgatatgtagatcgccttccgaaagcaataccgcacgaaaagaaaataggtaacgatctagtctttactaagaatccataagaattctcaaagtattaagactttcatcgatcaaaagaaaaaaaagagaaggagaagataaaatgcataaagataatcaactcacactatcattaatatcattcatctaatattatggatttggttctttcaaacctatcaacatcctagatccaatgatattaatgaaatggaggaagaagaataaaattcacaaaaggtaatcaactcacactatcattaatatcattcatctaatattatggattaggtcatttcaaacctatcaacatcctagatccaatgatattaatgaagtggaggaagtaggaaaccaaaacaagcataaaaaaggcaaaaaaccacattctgccagcaggaaatcgatttcatgcagagggaaatcgatttccatagtgcagttttcaaaaaaaaacaagtcacgctcagcaggaaatcgatttcagccttaaggaaatcgatttcctcagtgtaaaaatcagcaaagacagcatttagaggcataaaacttgacttgaacaaatgtacaaacaccttatgatcaaacatcaattggagcacgaattttccatcaaatcaccatcaaatagcaccaatatagcatcaaagatgcatcacacacaagcaacaaggatctacatcatgatatacaaaaaggatgaagaaaatttaccaaatcttgaacaaaacttggatctacttcaagaatcaccaacacaaatcttgatctctcaacaattgaagaaaaaagagtgaaatggatggtggtttagctcaaagtttgtgaggttcaagatgtaactcacaaactttatgaaagaatgaagagctttggtgaatttggtaggaatgaggagagaaattgcaagaggttttttggctctcaaaagcttgagaaatgagagagtagtgggctctatttataggatgagagcaagagtagtggtaatttggtctttttgcatttggtaattagcttgtgtttaattggtgattaaagtggcaattaaatggtaaaatgaggtttaagtgggtttaatgaagagaattattttgatgaggtggaaaattggtaaaatgatcaaagaaaaaggtgccaaagtaatgtcaagcttccctccttatattttttgaatttcgccttaaggaaatcgatttccccaggagtgcaatcgatttcactctgttccagaagagaaattggcgcaaaatacactagggaaatcgatttacccaggagggaaatcgatttcatgctgtccagaatgtgattttgttgaagattgctgcagggaaatcgatttacccagtagagaaatcgatttcatcagtcaaaaatgtgaaaaatgccttgtttattgcatgtcttggcttggtacctacaaaacaaaagcctacaaagaaacaaagcaatatttttggtatttgggttagtataatatgcatacaagataaacaatcattggtgcttgatggtccctcttcttgatgaggtgagtgcaacaccacaaacaaaacttccaagtgaagctcttgattagtgattgagatatgaatggtataggatcttagggtcaaaaattggggtatgacaaatagtaGTTAACATTGATCTCTATTTCTTATACATAATCTTTGAGTATTTTGTTTATATGATCAATAATAATGGTATAGCTTTAGTCTAGAGTCTAAAGTTTGGAATCTAGAAAACATGGTCTCCACGTCTTCATCATCTTCCTTCTTGAATAATTCTTAATACTTGACCTGAGGATTAAATCTAAACCCTTTTATCTTTTATTTGCTTGTTACCTTCATAAGGATTAAATCACAACCGAGTCTTTTTGTCTACTAAAAAAATgtgattaaaattttattaaattataagaaTAAAGGTGAAATAGACATTTCCCAATGAAgagcattttggtcatttcttgCAAAGGTTGTCGTAAAATCcaaattaatataattgataatTAAAATTTACAGCAGCATCCTCATTTTCTTCATCACTTGAATTAGTTCTTACACTAATTTTAATGCATTTTGGCTCAACAAACTTGACTTTTATATCCTTCACATTATGCTCAATGTTGGTTCTGTGTTGGCAGTAATTTCAGTTGTTTAACTGGTTGTGTGTTTTTATTGCGTAATCTCATGATGAATTTACTCTAGGTACTCCTACAATATTGGAGTAAGTATGACTTGATTTCTTGGAGGTGATATGGGTTGTTCTAGAACCCTATTTGAAGAATGGCCCAAGCCCATGTCTGCTCGCTAATGTCTGCACGCTACTGCTGTTCTATAAAAGACCATTTAATCATAATTATAGAGGGTGTTTTTTAAGGACTTTGTGTTGTAATtttcatatgtgtgcattcacaaacctgtaggtgttgaatgCTGGTTTAATCACTgaagctgttaagcaaggagagtagtgtcgttctcataagcttttaagcattgagaattATGTGTCTTGAAATAGTGTCTTCCGTTTTATTGTTTGTGTTATTTGTCATGGGTTTGTGGAGGAGGgaatttgaggagggcctcatacctaggtgagtcttaggtagaagtcataggaagggtaaTGATTAAGTGAGAAATTGTAAATTGGGAAGTTTAGtttcgaattgatactatcgtatattgatttcatccgggcttggtagcccccaaagtaggaaGGATGTtctgaactgggtaaacaattcctcgtgacatctcattcgacatcacatatctgataccagaatttcaattggtatcagagcaggcatcctgctcTACacctgggtgagatctagggaggtTACTTTCTGGTATGATGGACAAGAAAGGAGGATTTTTGAACATACCACATTTTCTGGATCGAAGCAATTATGTCTACTAGAAACCTCACATTGTGACTTTATTGAAGTCTATAGACAGTCAGGCTTGGAAGGCAGTCTTGAAAGGATGGAAGCATCCTGTTGTTATAGGAGAAGATAAACAGCCCACTACCGTGCTGAAGCCTGAAGAATAATGGGAGAAAGAAGAGGATGAACTAGCTCTTGGAAATTCTAAATCCCTAAATGCCatcttcaatggaattgacaagaacatcttTAGGTTGGTGAACACATGTGAAGTAGCTAAGGATGCATGGGAAATTCTCAAAACTGCCCATGAAGGCAcgtccaaagtgaagatgtcaagacttcagctTCTAACCACCCAATTTGAGAATATAAGgatgaaagatgatgaaattATTCATGACTTTCATATGAATGTTCTTAAGATAGCTAGGCATCCAGTGCATTAGGAGAAAAGATACCAGAAGAAAAACTGATAAGAAAGATGCTCAGGTCCCTTCCCAAGAGATTTTACATGAAGGTGCCTGCTATCGAAGAAGTTCAAGACATTAATTGGATGAGATTGGATGATCTAGTAGGATCGCTTCAGACATTTGAGTTAAGCATCAATGATAGAGCCGATAAAAAAAAGCACATCTTTTGTTGTCAACACTAAAGTCGGTATGAAAGAATGTGATCTGGATTCAGATGAAGGAATATCCAATGCCATAGTTCTGCTTGGAAGACAATTCAACAGGGTAATGAAGAAGATGGGCAGAAATCCAAGATCAAATGTCCAGGACCACTCACCTAACATCTTCAAATTGAATGATGCTTGAAGAAGGAAAGCTGAAGATAAGTCCTTGCAAGAAAAGGGTATACAGTGCGATGAATGTGAAGGTCTTGGACATTCTAAAATTGAATGTCCTACATAcatcaagaaatagaagaagggGGTCATCTATAACTTGGACTAAAGAGGGGTCTGAAAGTAACGGTGATGAAAAATCCAGCAGGCATGTGAAAGCCTTGACTGGAAGATGGGTGACAACTAAAACCTcaagtgatgatgagctaacttATGATGAATTGGGTGCATCATTCAAAAAACTATATCAAATAAGTGAGAAACAAAAAGATCTCATACACAATCTAAAAACAGAAAGAGAAGACCAGATGAAAACTATGACCAGATTGGAAGAAGAGGTCTCTCTAAAGTCTGAACTTGACAAGGTTCACAGGTCTACCAGGATGCTGAATAATGAGACTAACTTGCTAGATGAGATCCTACAAATGGGAAGAGCAACAGGAGACATGAGTGGATTAGGATTCTATGGAAACAAGAGACctgtttcagattccatttaaCTCAAGTCCGAACCAAAACTGTCGAGTCAGTTTTCTCAACATCATGGCAAGAGTAATGTCATCCATACCAAGAAAAAGTTCCAGCACTGGAGATGCCATCATTGTGTTCTATTTGGTCATATAAGACCTTTTTGTTTTAGGTTGTATGACTTCCCTAATGCTACCCTTCCTCTCAAGGTTGACAAGGCAGGATcaaatagcaagaaaataaagCACCGGGTCCCTAAAAATAAAGTTACTAGTCTTATGGATCATACCTCAATCAGATGTCTAGCCAAAGATATTTGGTACTTTGACACTGGTTGTTCGAGGCATATGACATACAGCAGGAATCTGCTGATGGATGTCAGACCTTATTCCACTAGCTATGCAACCTTTGGTGATGGCACCAAAGGtaaaatcaaaggagttggaggtCTAAAGCGCTCGTAGGACCAAACCTGAATGATGTGCTACTTGTAAAAGGGTTGACAACTAATCTGataagtataagtcaattatgTAATCAGGAGTACAAAGTAAATTTCTCTAAAACTGAGTGTATCTTATTGAATAAGAAAAGTGAAATGGTGATGAGAGTATTCAGGACTAAACTCGACTGTTACACATGGGTCCCTCAAGGACTAAGCCACTTTTGCCTGAAGAAAGAAGAAAGTGAACTTATGGGCACTCAAATATGTGTTAATTATGCTGTGTCTAGTGAAATGCCTGATAAGATGCCTCGACATTATGTTaagaaaatgaagtaaaaatatgATGGCCTACTCTATCACCCTGGTCTACAAACTACGCAGATTAAAGATCATGTATTTCGATCTCAAAATAAAGGTGTCAATATTATAATTAAAGACTTCAAGGTCCCGAGAAGAAAACTAGACGGTGACATATACAAGGGTTTATTGCAATTAAAAGCTTGCGGGAATATCATCAAAATTTTCTTATATCATTTTTTTTGTATAACACAAATGCTATTTTAGGGCCAAAAAATTTAACAAGtactcatcaaaatcaatctATTCAAATCATTTTCGATTATCTTCCCTCGTGCcaatctatctctctctctctatctctcttcaACAACTTTCTCATCTTCGTAACCCAAAGAGGATCTATTCGTCAACGATTTCTAGTGTACAAATTCGCAAGGATGTCTCAACATTGTGGTCCGTCTTCTGCTAAACATGCATCTGGTGAAGAAGATGTATCTAGGTCTAATATCCACCCAGTATCACCTTCTCGCAATGAGGTAATCGATGTTGTCCCATTGTCCATTGTTCTGTGCTCAGCAATGGAGTTCAAGAGGGCAAAATTGCCTTATGCAAGGTCATCGCAAGCAAACTCCGTTCTCCTTAGAGGTAACGTTTCTAAACCAAATGTTGAACCATCTTGCCTTAATGCCTCAAAGAATAATATTGTGGCTGTTGATTGACACATTAGAAAGATTGTTTCTCAGACTTTAGGTATAACTGTGGATGAGACCTCTCAAATGCCTGCTGAGACAAACACGAGCACTAATCCTCATGATACTACTACCTTGTCTGGCGTGGATAATGTTGGGGGGAAGGGAAGCTTACCAAACTTGCTATTGTAGCTATAGAGGAAGTCAGAATCAGTGATGAACAAGGGATAGAAAAGTTCTCTGTAGGAAAGAAATCTTTTGTCACTCGTCATACTTCAGTCATGGGAACCTCAAAATCCTATGACAGAGGATATGGTGAATCTTGATGAGTTATCTGACAACGACCTTATCACTATTATGATGCCTGGTCTCACTAAGAAACTCAGGTCCAGAAAAGGTAAGGTTGTGGCTACCTTCACCCCCACCAAGACAAATACTAGGTATGGTCCCTCAAAGCCTTTGAGTAAAGAGATTCCTAACTTCAAAAAGAGGAAGATTAGGGACACTGCTAATTCAGAAAGTGATACTGAAGATGATGTCCAAGACATCTTGATTAAGAAAAAATATGAGATGAAGAACCTCTCAGTCCACATGCTCGATGCCCCTATGGACAACATTTCTTTCCATTCCAAGGAAAATGTTGACCAATGGAAGGTCCGAGATAAAGACTGTATCTTGATTTGGAAAATATTATGAGGGACTTGTAAAGGAGTTCATTGTTAATATTCCAGTGGATTATGCTGACCCCAGAAGTAAAGAGTTCAAGAAAGTGTATG from Vicia villosa cultivar HV-30 ecotype Madison, WI linkage group LG4, Vvil1.0, whole genome shotgun sequence encodes the following:
- the LOC131597001 gene encoding uncharacterized protein LOC131597001, translating into MTEDMVNLDELSDNDLITIMMPGLTKKLRSRKGKVVATFTPTKTNTRYGPSKPLSKEIPNFKKRKIRDTANSESDTEDDVQDILIKKKYEMKNLSVHMLDAPMDNISFHSKENVDQWKVRDKDLDYADPRSKEFKKVYVRGRCVEFSPSVINRYLKDKLPASKLSVKYAIMHSIGVANWVHTNNSSVISHVGSCAVKMPISFPTIICGIILSQHLGILRDTDAMPKRKSVLSLHFKLVVGKHVPDIALTSASVESKTSTKAGMISELVEACK